tatatataaacgcacgcacacaaacacacactcacactcactctcacgatcacacacacacacacacacacacacacacacacatatatatatatatatatatatatatatatatatatatatatatatatatatatatacatatatgtaaatatgtatatatatatatatatatatatatatatacattatatatatatatacatatatatgtgtataaatatatatacatatatatatatatttatgtatatatgtatatatatatatatatatatatatatatatatatatatatatatatatatatatatatgtatgtaaatatgtatatatatatatatatatatatatatatatatatatatatatatatatatatatatatacaatacatatatatatatatatatatatatatatatatatatatatatatatatatatatatatatatatatatgtgtgtgtgtgtgtgtgtgtgtgtgtgtgtgtgtgtgtgtgtgtgtgtgtgtgtaaatatatatctctctctctctatatatatagatatatgtatgtacagataaatagatatatatatatatatatatatatatacatagatatatatatatatatatatatatatatatatatatatatatatatatatatatgtatatatgatatatatatatatatatatatatatgtattcatatatacatatatatatatatatatatatatatatatatatatatatatatatatatatatcatatatacatatatatatacatatatatacatatatatatatatatatatatatatatatatatttacatatatatacatatatatatatatatatatatatatagatatgtataaataaatatatatatgtatatatatatgtatatatataaatatatatatatatatatatatatatatatatacatacatacatacatacatacatacatacatacatatatacatatatatatatatatatacatatatatatatatatacatacatacatacatacatacatatatatttatatatatatacatatatatttatatatatacatatatatgtatatatgtgtgtgtgtgtgtgtgtgtgtgtgtgtgcgtgtgtgtgtgtgtgtgtgtgtgtgtgtgtgtgtgtgtgtgtgttatacacgcacacacacacacacacacacacacacacacacacacacacacacacacacacacacacacacacacacatatatatatatatatatatatatatatatatatatatatatatatatatatatatatatatatacatatatatatgtgtgtgtgtgtgtgtgtgtatgtgtgtgtgtatatgtgtatatatacatataaatgtatatacatacatatatatatatatatatatatatatatatatgtgtgtgtgtgtgtgtgtgtgtgtgtgtgtgtgtgtgtgtgtgtgtgtgtgtgtgtgtatacatcgacccacaaacacacacacatacacacacacacacacatatatatatatatatatatatatatatagatatagatagatagatagatagatagatagatagatagatagatagatagatagatagatagatgtaaagagatagagatatacatgtgTTGGATAATTTTCCCACAGAAGAGAAACACTTCtcgatatatttataattttgttgCTTTTCGTTGCAAAGATTAATCTCCaaactccttttccttttttccaggaTATGGAAGGTAAAATGGGCGACCAGggagccccccccaccccccccccccatctccttcgcCAGTCAGATTGTGCGATTTTGTTTCAaactgttgttgttgaagttttgTTGATTCTAATTTGTTGCACTGTATTGTTGTTGACTTTTTAATAAACTGTTAGAGACaaagatatatttcattttgatttGGAGACTGTATTACCTTACCCATGAATAAGTACAACTCATAATGTGAACTTTATACATACAAACCTTATACACATCATTGTATATGTGTACGCACAGTAATGTATatactaaatacataaatatctacagaGTTTGTGATAAACGGAAATTATAAACCTCCAAATTTGAAAATAGATGAACGGTTTTAGCAAAATGGCCGCCATAATTGTACCTTTAGCTTAAGCAACCATGAATAACCAAAGGAGCTGTTGCTATTGCCAAGACCTTGTTATGTAACGGCTTTAGGTAACTTATTTCCAAGTGCGGACGTGCAAAAGCCTCCGATTTTTATACGTACTATTGTGATAAAACATGACAAAATATTGGATGAAATGGCAAAAGAAGACTAGTCACTGTGTATTTGCGAAAGTTCCATCTCTGAAGAATCGGATATTGTCGGCATGAAATTCGTTAGAGGAATTTTTCAAACGGACCAATCAGCAGTCGCCGACGAAGCCCATCAGCCAATCGCGTCGCTCCTTGACCTCGTCTTCCGCGTCTCGTGGCGTGATCGGGGACTTCGACCTCGTTTTGAATTTTGCAGAAACCATGAATTTGCGAAGGCTGGGCTCGGAGGTGAGCGGCCTCCCTGGACTATAAATATGGCACGTGCGAAGAGGGAGCCACAGATCGGAGGAACACGGACGGAAACATGGTGAGTGCCTCGTCTAGGAAATTAAAATACGACCTGGAGGGAGGTCTTGTGATCAGATTTCGTGCTGGAGAAATTACTCTGAAGAAAATATCCCAAGATCATCCCTAGAATTAGAGATTTTCTTGAAGAAATCCGAATAATTTTTCACATCTTCAGCGGTTCGTGTGTTTGACATCGTTGCTGGTTCTGGCGGCGACGGCTTCGGCTTCGCCCGGATTTTCCAAGGGCGGAGGAGGCCGGCGCGGCGGCTACGGCGGCGGGCGGGTCGTGTACGTGCCCGTCCAGGCGCCCGTGCAGCAGCAGGTTACACATCAGTTCATTCACCACGTTgtaggcggcggcggaggaggaggtggtgggtatggaggaggaggaggaggcggctatggaggaggaggaggaggagggtgctgcggtggaggcggaggaggagggggagggtacggCGGAGGATCTGGCGGCGGAGGCTCTGCCACCCTCCGCATCGTCCTGGTCAATGGTggaagcagcggcggcggcggcggcgggggataCGGAGGCGGGGGATTCGGCGGAGGGGGATTCGGAGGCGGTGGATTCGGCGGAGGGGGATTCGGAGGCGGTGGATACGGTGGAGGCGGTGGATTcggcggaggcggtggaggaggcgggCCGCACATATTCATTAGCaaaggcagcggcggcggcggcggcgggggaggcggaggcggcggctacggaggtggaggcggaggaggccatggaggaggaggaggcgggggaggcggaGGCAAAGGCGTCCTCTTCCTCAGCGGGGGAAGCAGCTACGGTAAGTGGACGCGActgccttcttctcccttcactttttttttttttttttttttttttttttgcaaaaccgTCGCTTCTCGCtacttgcagttttttttttttttttttttttttcttcagcgtCGCCATTGCTATCAGGCAaaaaccatcatcattttttatcagtgTGAGATATTTTattgcacaaacacatgcaagcttacacacacacacacacacacacacacacacacacacacacacacacacacacacacatatatatatatatatatatatatatatatatatatatatatatatatatatatatatatatatatatatatatatatatacatatatatatatatatatatatatatatatatatatatatatatatatatatatatatatatatatatatatatcattatcaattccatTAGCTtcactcattatcataatttccgtcAGTGTCACCATCACTATTCTGATTCTCTTTATTGATCattgtcagcatcatcattacaAACAGCAAAATCACCGCCaccattaaataaatatattgattttatcacaatttctccattttctctacgAACTTTTGTAAATATTAGTGATTCTGTTATGagttttttttcaatcattctttaTTAATTTCATAATGTAAATCGCAATTCTACCAcaatttctccattttctctacgAATTTTTGTAAATATTAGTGATTctattatgagtttttttttcaatctttctttattaatttcataatgttgtatctttttttatccctttcttcttctttttctctctctcttcatgatgAACAGAAAGCTACATTCACTTCACTTTTTGATTTGATATTATAAAAGCACTTTCACTTAcatggaaaaaaaagtaatgatgatgattttttcttatcgctatcattattattgataatgttatctttatcattaatattattgttgttgttgttcatacatatatacatatactacttcCGTTCTTTTCCGAGAATTGAACAGGCGGTTAATAGGCCTTGTGCATTAatcccatctcctttcttttctttcaaattcaTGATTCTATCGGTTATCTATATCACAACCCACCAGGAGATATCTAAAGCCATCTACTCTGCAACCGCAACCATTCCCATTACGTCTTAGAAGTGAACTTAACTTTAtggcctgtatgtgtgtgtgtgtgagtatatatatatatatatatatatatatatatatatatatatatatatatatatatatatatatatatatatatatatatgtatatatatatatatatatatatatatatatatatatatatatatatatatatatatatatatatattacatatatgtatatatctatatatacacatacatatatacacgtatctatatatctatctgcgtatctatctatatccatatgtgtgtgtgtagttgtacatatatacatctccctctctctcttcctgcatgtgtatatattcattcataaagatgtattatatatatgcacacacacacacacacacacacacacatacacacacacacacacacacacacacacacacacacacacacacacacacacacacacacacacacacacacacacacacatatatatatatatatatatatatatatatatatatatatatatatatatatatatatatatatatatatacatacatacatatatacatatatgtatgtatacttatattcctcgatgttgttgttgttttttttttttttttttttgttattattctgagAGCTTATTTTTCCAATCATTTCAGGGAAGAAATAACACGATCATCTCGTCAGCAGTTTCCAAAAAGCTATTTTAGCTGAACATCTTTACCTCACAACTATCCTTACTTttgtttacaataataataattatagtaataataataataatagttataataataataataataataataaacattttccTAATTTTATTGACCTTGTGATCAAAGTAGTAAGACCTAAATTGAATGTATTaagagtgtctctctctctcttccttcttcttcttcttcttcttctccttcagctttatcttcttctccttcttcttctcctgctcctcctcctcctccttcttattctgcttttctttttcttcgtttccttctacttcttttcttctctttctccttcttcttcttcttctttatctcctcctcatcctcttcatcctcctcctcctcctccttttcccccttcttcttttctcctccttctccttcttcttcttgccttccttctttatctcctcctactcctaatcctcctcctcctcctccttttcctccttttcctcctacaacttttctcctccttcttcttctccttcttcttgtctttcttcttcatctcctcctcctcctccttctccttcttcttccattttcataAGGTTTTATTTCCATGTTTCAAATCACCAAAAGCATCTCTATCGGTTTCCAAAAATCATCGTTCAAGAGGATTTCCATTGTTTTCGTGTCTGACTTGTCATGTCGGTTGGcacacatgacatgacatgaggTGACATGACCATTTCAGTAACCGATATGCAATCAAGCTTTCAACCCATCTTGCAATTTTAAAGCGAGGGACCCATACGCTGATAAATattttatgaataataaaaaaagacaaaaaaaaaaaaaaaaaaaaaaaaaaaaaacaagacaaaaaaaatggagataataCAAacgtgaaatatgaaaaaaagtgaatataGTACAATAAAATCATGCCATTGATTATCAATCAAGGAGTTCGAACGTACTACGgaacatataagaaaaaatatttatttagaaCATATAAAACAATTATTTATTTAGAAACTATCTTTCTTAATTATTCCTCTTTGCAACTTTCTTTTGCAAGTTATGTTTCTACCTGAACGTCTTTCGTTTATTTTCAGCAAAGTTTCttagcatttcatttttttttttttttttttttttttactcaattgCGATTTATaacaattttcattatatttctgctcaaaagaaagaaagaaaaaaaggaaaaaatagaacaaaaaagtgatagatgaatagaatgaataaacacacaaaagaaagaaaaaagggaaaagaaagaggaaagaagtaatagatgaataaaataagtaaaaacaaaagaatgaaagaaagaagtaaaaatagaacaaaaaagtgatagatgaatgaaatgaataaacacacaaaagaaagaaagaaagaaggaaaaaaaaagtaaagtaataagtgaataaaataaataaacaaaagtaataaagaaagaaggaaaaaaatagatgaataaaacagacaaacacaaatgaaagaaagagagaagtggaaaaaaaagcaaaaaagtaataaacgaatagaataaataaacaacaataacaataataagacgtTTCTTGAAGACGCTCCTTCGACACCAACACATCACCAGGAGCGAGAACCAGCAAGTGTTCACACGACTGAACCAAAACAATaaacatatgatgtatatatcgACATGAAAtactaatttttatttctattactgtgaaattattattattattattattattattattattattattattattattattattattattattattattattattattattattattattatcatcattttttttttttttttctttttttttcttttttttttttactggaacgTTCCAAGGGGACCAAATATTCATCTTATTGTATATCCGGAACATTATGTGGAAACGCAAGAACTGTCAGTGAGAATCTGCCTTAAAATGAAAAGGTTTCAGGTTTCTTTTACTGCAGGATAACAtgtgacaaggagagaaagaggagagagagagagagagggagggagggagggagggagggaggaggggagggagggagggagggagggagggagggagagtagagagagagagagagagagagagagagagagagagagagagagagagagagagaggatatataaaaagagcagagaaagaggagggagagagagagggagagagtaagagaaagagatagagagagaggagagagagagaggagagagagcgtgagatagatagctacgtagatagatagatagagagagaaagagagagagagagagagggagagatagagatagatagatagatagatagatagagagagagagagagagagagagagagagagaggagggggggataaaatgattaacagacagcgagagagagagatagagaaagagagagagagagagagagagagaataagagagagaataagaataagagagagagagagaggggggaggggagagagagatagagatagatagataaatagatagatagagagaggggggggggagggagaagaaagagaaagagagagagagggaaagagacagagacagagagaaaacacgacAGGCCCTGCAGTCCTGGCCGAATCACGTGATCTGGCTGACATTCCTGGCATATCATCGTCATGCGCAGAATCGACGCACAGTGCATGGATGATGATGCTCAGTCGGTCTCAGTTGCATAATCATGTACACAAAAAGGGTagataaaagaagtagaaagtaggaaagtagagagtgagtgaagaggaaagagtgaggcatcagatttttttttctattttttttttttttttttttttttttttttaagggtgtgAGAGCATGGGAGAATTTATTGTGTGATCCCATTATTATGATGCATATTTTAAAGAGACGTTGTCAatagattttctcttttctttcgccgAGAAACTAAGTGCGACAGTAAAACacttaaatcatcttttttaagTCTTGAAATCATAGTTCTTTCCTTAGACTTATGGAACATTAAAGTTGTACAccgaataagacaaaaaaactcagtatatatatgtatgtatgtatatgtatatatatatacgtttacatatatatgcacacatatatatagatatatagaggtatagatgataccatatagatatatatatatatatatatatatatatatatattattattattattattattatatattattattattattattattattattattaatattatatatatatatatatatatgtatatatatatatatatatatatattattattattattattattattattattattattatacatatatatatatatgtgtgtgtgtgtgtgtgtgtgtgtgtgtgtgtgtgcgtgtgtgtgtgtgtgcgtgtgcgtatgcgtgtgtgtgtgtgtgtatgtgtgtgcgtgtgtgtgtgtgtgtgtgtgagagagagagagagagagagagagagagagagacagacagagtatatacagagagagagagagagagagagagagagagagagagagagagagagagagagagagagagagagagagagagagagagagggagagaggagagagggagggaaagagagaaagagggagagagggagagagagagagagagacagactgagagagggtgggggggagagagggagagagagagagagagagaaagagagagatagagagagagaaatatatgtatatatatatagatatatatatatatatatatatatatatatatatatatatatatatatatatatatatatatatatatatatagagatgagtagatgagagagagagggggaggagagagagagagagagagagagagagagagagagagtgtgtgttgcaGTAACCATTGCCTTTGGCCTTCAAATGCTTGTATTAAGTTCAGAAAGTGTTGTAGTGTGTTTTGCTTGATATTCTTCTCAGAAAATGGGCGTATTCTCATGgacttttttcctttacttctacCGCCGTCTCGGATGTGAAAGCTTTCTTGTATGCGGATGCTTCCCTGATGCTtattgtgtctgtctttttttatcttcttcttctctctctctgtctctctctttctctctctctctctctctctctctctctctctctctctctctctctgtctctctctctctcctcccctctctctctctctctctctctctctctctctctctctctctctctctctctctctctctctctctctctctcttttgactgTCGTAGGACGAAGCAACGGTTTAAAAACATTTCTGCTTTCTCCAGTCTCCGGTAAAACTGAGAGAGGActcaaaacaaacgcacacacacgcacatacatgcacacgtgtatgtatgtgtgtctgaaaaaaaagaaaagaatgaaattgCACCATAACGATTTAAACAGTAAATTGTTCATCTGATGAGGAGCTCTTGGCGAGTCTGAAACTTTACTATCCAGTTTCATTTCTTGGTGTGActctcctttgtcttttcacTTACGCGTTGGTGTGTCTTTGTTCATGTGCATACATATCTAAACCtaactacacaaacaaacacatgtacacacgaatacacatatataagtatatacatctatctatttttgtatgcatatatatgtgtatatatatatatatatatatatatatatatatatatatatatatatatatatatatatatatatatatatatatatatgtgtgtgtgtgtgtgtgtgtgtgtgtgtgtgtgtgtgtgtgtgtgtgtgtgtgtgtgtgtgtaaacacatctatatatacatacatacatacatacatatatatgtatatatatatatatatgtatatatatatatatatatatataagcagacacatatatatgtatatatatatatatatatatatatatatatatatatgcatatgcatacatacatatatatatacatatatatatatatatatatatatatatacatatatatatatatatatatatatatatatacatatatacatatatatacatatatatatatatatatatatatatatatatatatatatatatatatatatgtatgtatgtatatatatatatatatatatatatatatatatatatatatatatatatatatatatatatgtatgtatatatatatatttatatatatatatatatatatatatatatatatatatatatatatatatatatatatatatatacatatatatatatatatatatatatatatatatatatatatatatatatatatatatatacatatatatacataaatatatatatatatatatatatatatatatatatatatatatatatatatatatatatatatatatatatgtgtgtatgtgtgtgtgtgtgtatgtgtgtgtgagtgtgtgtgtgtgtgtgtgtgtgtgtgtgtgtgtgtgtatgtgtgtgtgtg
This genomic stretch from Penaeus vannamei isolate JL-2024 chromosome 28, ASM4276789v1, whole genome shotgun sequence harbors:
- the LOC138866969 gene encoding myristoylated alanine-rich C-kinase substrate-like — protein: MEEEEEEGAAVEAEEEGEGTAEDLAAEALPPSASSWSMVEAAAAAAAGDTEAGDSAEGDSEAVDSAEGDSEAVDTVEAVDSAEAVEEAGRTYSLAKAAAAAAAGEAEAAATEVEAEEAMEEEEAGEAEAKASSSSAGEAATEISKAIYSATATIPITS